From a region of the Mercurialis annua linkage group LG1-X, ddMerAnnu1.2, whole genome shotgun sequence genome:
- the LOC126665759 gene encoding 50S ribosomal protein L17, chloroplastic — protein MAVAMPVACSNNKTWSMSSLISSLPSASPSSITATLRFQSTHSSALKLSGHQPLLLRSFTGLSPLNPLLSLGFSDCTSFENGFTSINNGSRIFGMRHGRKVPKLNRPPDQRKALLRGLTTQLLKHGRIKTTRARASAMRKFVDKMITLAKDGSLHKRRQALGFIYEKQIVHALFAEVPERYGERNGGYTRIIRTLPRRGDNAPMAYIELV, from the exons ATGGCAGTGGCAATGCCAGTAGCTTGCAGTAACAACAAAACATGGAGTATGTCTTCTCTAATTTCATCACTCCCCTCTGCTTCTCCTTCTTCAATAACGGCCACACTCCGATTTCAGTCAACACACTCAAGTGCCCTCAAGCTCTCCGGCCACCAACCACTCCTCCTCCGCTCTTTCACCGGTCTTTCGCCCCTTAACCCCCTTCTCTCACTTGGGTTCTCAG ATTGTACTAGTTTTGAGAATGGCTTTACTTCAATCAATAACGGGTCTAGAATTTTCGGCATGAGACATGGAAGGAAAGTTCCTAAGCTGAATAGGCCACCAGATCAAAGGAAGGCATTGCTTAGAGGGTTAACTACTCAGCTTCTTAAGCATGGAAGGATTAAAACAACTAGAGCTAGAGCTAGTGCCATGAGGAAATTTGTGGACAAGATGATTACTTTAGCTAAAGATGGCTCTTTGCATAAGAGAAGACAAGCTCTTGGCTTTATCTATGAGAAGCAGATTGTTCATGCCTTGTTTGCTGAGGTTCCTGAAAGATATGGTGAAAGAAATGGTGGATATACTAGGATTATTAGAACTTTGCCGAGGAGAGGCGATAATGCACCAATGGCTTACATTGAGCTTGTTTAG